From Quercus robur chromosome 8, dhQueRobu3.1, whole genome shotgun sequence:
GAGGGGAAGGTAGGAGGAGGATGGGGAAAAGGTTAAGGAAATATCGATGTACTAGACATAGGGGAAGGGTGCTACTAGAGAGCACGGAGAAATTACATGCCCTTGTTCACTACTTGCTTTCACTGAACCTAGCTTTTAgatctttttttctcttgattttttagtttttttatgttttgagaagagagacataaaagagtaacaaaaatacaaatttactcTTGTTTTTAACAGAAGTGGGTAACGGGAGACAAACGGAACTAGtctcaggtgggtaaagtgccaatttttaaattataggtAGGCAAAGTGTTTTCAAGCAAACCACAAGTGAACAAAGTGTCATTTcccctatttattttttatttatttcttaatttaaaaaaataagttaataaaaattagaaaaacaaaaaaaaaaaaaaaaccaaaaatttaattagggGAACAACGTCGCTCACTCCCCACATTTGAAGAACCAAAATTCTAACCCCACCCACTTGATAACTGAGAGACTGAGTGTCcgtttgggatccgcttattctgctgaaactgaaaaatttttgttgaaaatactgtagataaaagtaaaagttaattgaaatagtacagtgacaCCTATGAATAGTGTCAAAAAGCACagtaagacccatgaatagtagcaaaaataagctgaatagtaaaataagttggcaaaaataatttttgccaaacgcacacaaagagggagaaagagggGGAAAGAGAGATCAAggtggagaaagagagagagatcgagacaATGTAAGTATGGTTTTTTGGAGTTGAAATATTATCTGGGTTTGTTTTGAATGTCCAAAACATTTACTAGTTTGGGTTTTTTGGCCTAAtttgtgattgtgtttgtgtAATTTTTGTTCTAATGCTTGATTTGACCAATTTTGCCATCTACGTATTTCGTTTTTATGGCCCTTTGTTTATAAAgattaaaactttctttaatgGGGCTTTGAATTTTGTTGGTGGTGTTGTGTGACAGAGATGGCTTTTGGTGTTTTGCATTTATCAATGCTTTTTTTACAGATCATGTGATTCATTGGTAAAAGTTGTGGATTTAGGTGGGTGAGGTTAGAATTTGGGTTCTTCAGATGTGAGGAGCCTAATTaaatttctaggttttttttaattaacgttttttaattttttatttttgagttaagaaataaatgaaaaataaatattaaataaagtgCAAAATGCCACGGTGAATTAACAGCAATATTGGATAGATTGTTAATAGATGACAAATTGAAGATTATTGAAACTTAGatgactgaaatgacaaaatgcaAATTTAAAGGATTGAAATAAAAGTGATGAAACTTAGAGAGTGAGTTTTATATTATGGCCTTGATTTTATCTTATTGAGCTCAGGACCTAGTAATTGGGCTGAATTTCAAGTTGAGTTAGGCTTTGGAGTGAGATTATATTGACATAGTTACACCCAATTAAGTCTAgacctctattaaaaaaaatttataattacaaTAGAGAGAGGAGATTACAATCTCGATATTTTCAATAAGACTCTTGACAACTTATACTCTATTTTACATGTAAAGTTgtgttattaacttattatttggAGGTTGCTAAGGCCAAATTTTATGTTTCCTTTTGACCAACTTAAGTTTTCTTCTTAACCATATTTTTCAATGCTATTGCTACCAAGTATCAAATACAGGAAAACTCGAAAAgcactctttaaaaaaaaaaaaaaaaatacccaaacaAACATAGTAGTAAATTAAGAACCCCAAATTTCTATGGAATGTATTTGTCCAAACAAACATCTTTGGCTTCTATAAGTTCAGAGcaaatgagagagaaatttcATGTCTCCTTTTGCCTTGAATAGCATTATGTGGCTCTTCTTTAtccctaaataaataaagaaccaTTAATTGAATCACCTGCAGCCATATCTATGATCATGGGTAAAGtaaaattataactaaatacttagaaaagaaaaggaaaaaggaaaataacacacacacacacactctctctctctctctctctctctctctctatatatatatgtatgtatatgtgtacACTAAATGCCATTGGCCAATTTCCCATAGTAGGTAATGAagttataagtaataaaatataaattgtataTCACAAATAGAGTACTAGTGGCTATATTTTACTCACACCAAGTGAAAatctttaattatatttttttataagtacctttaattaaatttttttttttttttttaagaatactaagtattttaacatacacacacaggaaaagaagagaaggtcttaaagaaaCCTACAGTGATGTATATCCAAAAAGCCTAACTCTTAAATACTTGGATGAACTAAATAACTCTGCTAAAATTTGGGGaggtttcaaattaaaaccaaattataAAAAGGTTAAtctaaaatcatatttgaatcATTTTGGCGGCAATGATAAGTCATTGTTAATGAAAGTAATTGAATTTGTATAAGCTATGACCAAAATGTGTATACCACAAAGAGTCATTCCATGTAAAACTAATGACATTTAGTATATTATACGAAATTTGTGAAATTATATACTAATCAAACATTTAATTATGATCACCTAAACATTCATGATAATTTTCACAGTCTTGATGGTGTATGTTCCTCCAATGTTGAAGATATTTATCATGTTGATTTAGTACATTCTTAATAAAACTTTCGAAGTTTCCCCTAAATAagatatcatatactatataattaGAATTCTATTATACAAGTTTGTGTTTGCACTAACtggacactttttttttctttttttctttttgcattttttctCCTTATATAATGCGGCACACTATAAGTATGTGAAATAACTAACGACTCTAagtaaaaaactattttagaaatttcaaaaagtttaaGAAATATTGCTCCTATAAACATTATACTAccaaaaattctagaaatttaaaagaagttttattatttattttatattatttttataacttatcatgatttttttaataataaagttttttttttcttacacacACGTATATATGGTTTTTTATTATATGCTAAGTAAAACTAATTAGAAATTAtagttttaactaaaaatagaaaacatacCAACACTACCCAAATTCTGATTAAATTTTACTCTTCTTTAAAcaaattaatgttttttaaaaaaaataaattctttgatttgaatttttttattgatttaaaattatcttatatatattcTCTCATACATCATACGAATTAATGactaattaaaccaatattgtaaaagaaaataaggtaaGTCATAGTCTATGCTCACAAGGTAGTATTGTGAATATGATTTTACCTTTTACATCTGAAactggttttatttttgttacatcTGGCACTGAGTTGGTTCATTTGTAATTTTAGGTGGCCAATGATTTaataagggaagagaaatggCAGAAAGTGCAATCAACCTAGCTAAAGACTATTTGGCCCCGTTGTTAGTCCAAGAAGCAAAATTGCTGGTGGGAATCCACAACAAAGTTGAGAGCATCCAAAGTGAATTGGAGTTCATCCAGTCTTTCCTCAAGGATGCAGATTTAAAAGCGGAGAAGGGAGACACTAGCAGTGTTACACAAACATGGGTAAAAAATGTAAGGGAAACAGCTTATCACATAGAAGATGTAATTGATGAATACCTATTTCATTTTGCAAAATATCCTCAAACGCAAAGACGAGTTTATCGTATACCCTTGAAGATTTTTCAATGTGTTGCCAACTTGAAACCAAGACATGTGATTACCTCTAAGATTCAAGATATCAATGACGAGCTCAAGGCACTCCGAGAGAGAGGTGAAAGATTTGGCTTCAATAATTTGGAGCAAGGAGGATTGAGCAATGATGCTAGACAGCCAAGATGTGATTTATGGAATGACCCTCGAGAGGCATCCCTTTTCATTGCTGACGATGAGCTTGTGGGCATTGAGGGTCCCAAAGACAAATTGATAAAGTTGTTGGTAAACGGACCATCTAATCTCATGGTGATTTCAGTGGTTGGCATTGGTGGGCTTGGTAAGACCACTCTTGTCAAGAAAGTGTATGAAAATGAGCAAGTGACGCTGCCCTTTCATTGTAGTGCTTGGATCACTGTGTCTCAATCATACAAGATGGAGGAGATATTGAGGAAAATGATAAAGGATTTCTACAAGGCAAGGAAGGGGATTCCCCCTAGGGAGATTGACACAATGGAAAGAACAATGTTAATTCAAGAATTGAGGCAATTTTTACTTGAATTGAGGTATGTAGTAGTTTTTGACGATGTATGGGATATGAGCTTTTGGCGTATTGTACAACTTGCTTTACCGGACAAGAACAAAGGCAGTAGAATAGTAATAACAACTCGAGATGAGAGTGTTGTTCCGTCTGACAAACAATCTCCATTTTATCATGTGTACAAATTGTCACATCTATCATTAGAAAAAGCTCAAGAACTTTTTTGCAAGAAGGTCTTCCAATGTGAAGGGAGGATTTGTCCCCGTGAATTAAATGAATCATCAAATAGCATAATCAAGAGGTGCGGTGGGCTGCCACTTGCAATTGTGACTATAGGCGGTCTTTTgtcaacaaaacaaaaggttGAGTCTGAGTGGATCAAATTTCTTGATAGCCTAACTTCAGAGTTAGAAAGTAATCCCCAACTCCAAGATATCACCAAAATCCTATCTCTTAGCTATATTGATCTACCTTACAACCTCAAAGCttgtttcttatattttggCATGTTTCCAGAGGATTACTTCATTAATAGTGCAAAACTAATTCGACTTTGGATAGCTGAGGGTTTTGTAAAAGAAATGTCAGGGAAAACATTGGAGGACATTGCACAAGACTATTTGAACCAACTTATTCATAGATGCCTGGTTCAAGTGGCAAGGATTGATTTTAATGGCAGAACTAGAAGTTGTCGAGTCCATGATATGTTGCATGGGTTCATTCTTACTAAGTCAAAGGAGTTGAGTTTTCATTGGGTCTCAATACAGAATTGCTTAAGGGTAGAGAGAATTGCTCGACGCCTCTCAATTCAAACCAATGTAAATACCCCTTTGCAAAGTATTACTAGTTCCCAAACTCGTTCTATTCTCATTTTGGGGTTAGATGAAGTGCCCAATTCTTTTCTAATgacttgtttttcaaatttcaagctTATGAAAGTAATGGATTTTGAAGGTGCTCCTATTGATTGTATTCCTAAAGAAATGGGAAGCCTATTCCATCTAAGATATTTAAGcctaagaaaaacaaaagtgcAAATGCTTCCAAAGTCCATAGGAAAATTGCTCAACCTAGAAACGTTGGATTTGAAACGTTCCCTTGTGTCTGAGCTTCCAGCGGAGATTAGTGGGCTTCTTAAGCTACGATATCTTGCGGCCTACAATTATAACGGAGATACTAAATACAATATAGATTCTCGATGTGGGATAAAGATACCAAATGGCATTAGGCATTTAGAGTCCTTACAGAAGCTTTATGACATTGAAGCCACGAGCGCTACCCTTATAACAGAATTGGGAAGTTTGTCACAGTTGAGGAAGTTGTCGATATCTAAATTGAAGAAAGAGAATGGGATGGATTTGTGCACTGCGATACAGAAAATGAGCCACCTTCGGTCATTGGAAATTAAAGCAACAAGTGAGGAAGAAGTTCTTAATTTGCAATCGCTGCCTTCTCCTCCTCTCCTCCTACAAACTCTTGGCCTATATGGGCGACTAGAAAAGTTGCCAGAATGGATTCCCAAACTCAAGAGTATATTGAGAATTGATTTAAGCTGGTCAAAATTAATGGAAGATCCATTAAAGGTCCTTCAAGCTCTGCCTAATTTGATGAGTTTTTCGCTTCACGATGGATACGGAGGTGAGCAATTACATATTAAGGGAAGAAGCTTCCAGAAACTCAAGAGTCTAAGGTTTCTAAATTTGGGAGGATTGAATAGGCTGATAATAGATGAAGGTGCCCTGCCTTTTCTTGAAAACCTTGTAATTAGAGAATGCCCACAGCTGAAGGAGGTGCCCTCTGGCATCCACCATCTGAAAAGCCTCAAAGAACTGGAATTTCTTGATATGCCGACCGAATTCGTTCTTAGTCTGCAACCAGATGAAGGCCCTGATTTTGGGAAAGTGATGCATATTCCCTCTGTCACTTTCTTGTATAGGACTCATGGAGACAACTACATTTGGTACACACTTGGTCATTTAGCATTGTTAAAGCATCTGCGAAGTTGATTCATGGAGGACCGAAGTGCCCACACACCACTTTCAGGAAATTACAGGTACGTCCCCACCcacttatttattattagactATTACATTTACTGTAAATTACCAAAAGTCTTTCACACATACAATTACAGACACCATATTTCATAAGCCACTACTCCATTTTGTTAACCAACTTCAACCCAGAAAATGATCATAAACATTGTTTCCGGTTGGAAacatattgaaaatttaatggTTCCCCTTCCCTGTTTTTTCCTCTTGCTTCTAACAAATAAATTGCTTCTATTATGACAATTAGCTTGAAACTAATCAAGAATTTTATAGATATCACTGTGAGTAGCATGAAGCAATAATTGGACAACAAGCATtgttcaaattctaatttataGACAACTCTTTTACTAATGTTAGTATACATTATCAAGTTTGTTTATTGTGGACAGGAAAGATGATTGAGTGCTTAAGTTTTAGTTGCCTATGAATTATAGTTGGTAAGCCTGAATTTCCTCCTTTCACATGTTATAGACCTTTTTCTTTGTTgcatttttattacatttaactttttatttatattgctCTTGTTAATACTGTAGGCTTAGCTTCAAATGCCAATGTTTCAAGGATTTTCATGAGCCAGATCAAACAAGATACTGTTGTTTTCTCAACCAACCAAAACATAAGTAGTTGTTTCTCCCATTCATTGTTGCCTTTGTCATTATATTGTTGTAATGTGTTATTGTTTCTGTATCAAGGATTGTTATAATTTGTAATCTTTTCTGTATCAAACTTATGCTACACAAAAGAGTGATGTTTTAGTTGAATTGTATTTGTTGTCTTTAGAATGGTTTAAGTGTTTCATTGGTATGACCGCATGTAATGGCTTTGatataataactaaaaattctatataatgACATTTACTTATAATTTGTGAAAGAGTAACTAGATGtatatgttttctttctttattcatcaaaaataaataaatagaaactgTATCGAACAGGCTTCTTGTTCTGATTATGGAGTGTCCTCAACTATTTCTATAGACTAAGATGTTGTGTATGGTGTGGTGCTGCCATTTTGGCTTTGAGTAATTTTCTGTGCTGCTGTAGTGTTGTTCCCAAGTTTGTTGcagattttgttttgatgtatGTTAGGTGTTATTAATTTGATGTATAAATTCAGCTtttgctgcttctttttgaaCTTCTTgtatggttttttttgtttcaagaaATTTTACTTATTCatctgaaggaaaaaaaaaaaactagatatttttttacaatatgcAACATTCATTCATATTGATAAAAATGAAGTCCACTTCtaaacaacaaaattgaaaaaggtTCAATTAGTATTAAACATTATGAATTTAGTTACTGATGAGTGTCTCCCACAAAAGATTTTGACATCTTAAATCCTGATTTTTGGTAGGAATCCTAACTTGGAGGTTAGACTATATTTCCCCTAAAAGACTTTGTTGTCCAGAATTTTCTGAACGAAACCTCTTGTACTCACACTGTGATCTTGTTTCAGAAAATTTAACtcattcataaataataataattgaactagaattttttttgccttaTTCACAGTGTGATCTTGTTATGATGTTAGAATTATGAGCCTCTTCCATTTGATATCAGTAAAGGAACTTTATGAAATCTAATAATGTAAGATTAGTTTTGATTAATTTAGCTAATAAAGAACTTAGTTTAAAAAGTCTATAGTTAGTTTAAAAAGTCTATAGCAAGTTGAAACTCATTGGCAGAAGTTTATTAGTATATTCACTCCTAGTAACCAATCGGTTTTGTCCATAGCTACCAACAATGTGTAAGCATTCCCCCTAACATTAGAGCACTGTCCAATAATCTGCTatgaataaaagataaaagctTTCACACACTTTCTCAAGGAAAATGCAATTTACAAAGGTGCCCTGATGGGCTTGTAGGAGATCAATAGGGAGTAGTTCCAGGCTTCCAACTTCAGGTTTTTCTATTAGTGAACATCAAATTTGTAAAGTTATTAAGGATAATCACAATTACAGAAAAGACATTTGCTTATAATTTGTGAAAGAGTAAATCGTATGTATATACTTTCTATATCATCCAAAGAAGAAATTAGAAAACTGTTATGAACAGGATTATTTTTTCGAATTGGGAAATGTCCTCAACTATCTTTAAAGACTAAAATGGCATACCAATGTGGTGTTGTCTTTTCTGTTTTGAGTAGTTTTCTCTGTTGCTGCCTAGTTTGTTGCAGGTTTAGCTTTGATGTTTGGTAGGTATTGTTAGTTTGCTCTGTTGATTCAGCTTGTGCTGCTTATTTTGAACCTCTTGTACTGTGAgttgtttcaaaaaaattatctcattcatctcaaaaaacaaacaagaaattttttaccatatattccattcataatgaCAAAAACGTTAGTCCacttcaaattaataaactGAACATAAATTCAATTAGTATAAATCACTATGGATTCAGTTAATGATGAGTGTCTCCATAAAAGAGCTTTAAAATCGGAGACGTTTTCGCAAGGAAATCCTAACCTTACATTGGCGAGGTTTATAAACTATATCTTCcttgtttctttctcaaaagtTGTCAATGTGTGAGTTCATAAATTAACTTGTCATTGCCTCTAAAGGGTATTACATGAAATTTGTCTGTTGTCCTTACCAAATATGTGAAACATAAAGTAGTTCTGCTAAAAATTTACTTATCGCAGTGAACATCTTAACGGCTGACAGTTTCTATGCAAGTATTTACCAAATGATTTTGGATGTTTTCCTTTGTTCTCTTAGCCATGAAAGTGTAAATGCTACTGGATTGCAGGGTATCATAGAATATATATTGCATTATTATAGTATTAAGACACAATGTGATTTTCTTACAAAGTCAATTCAACATTAACAATAATGTAAGAAATTCGCATGTGAGTATATTCTTATAGTAAAAATTAGGAGAATTATGAATATAAAATCATTGTGCAATTGGTTTTATCCCCATTTTAAATAGAGAGCTACTGAGCTTGGAGTGGGTCACTGATGGGTCCCGATTTGGGAGCCAATGCAGAGAGGTTCAATTCAACTCAACTATTTATagtgcaaaataaaaattcagaaaaaGGAAATTGTATATCAATAACTAACTCAGATAGCCATTTACACAATGATAACTAAAAATATGACGAACTCCACTATTTCTAATTCTTGACCAATCACATGCAACATGTGTCAAACTGATTGTTTTTAATCTCACGTGATGCACACGTGAAACCCTTTAAGTCTTGCGACACCGTTTCATAAAACACATGTACTCCCTAAAGATGAATGACACCGtttccaacccaaaaaaaaaaaacattttacttCATGcctctataaaaaataaaaatttaaaaagttgtatgGTCAGGAAAATTCGAAATCAAAgattttttaatctaaatttgAAAAGGAGAATTTCAAGTGAAATTGAGagaattcatttttattttatgaattttataatgTATCAAGtgctatgttattttgaatttgtataGTCTTGAATacatttttagatttataatatttaatttggaaaattataCAATACTCTGATAGTACgataaaaattgtataattactcattaaatttgaaacataaaattaatctatttcaAATTAATGGACTTACTTGGGTAGGATAAGGTTAATAGACCAATAAGAAGAAGGTGAGGCATTGGTCTTTACTCATTTTACTTGGCTAAACCCAGAAACCTTGCTTGCATATGGACATTGAAAATTTCCTGTCCACAAACAATGATCCCTTTTCTTAACTTTTAAGTTTGGGCTTCTTTGGAGGGTCCTATTTCCGATGGCTGTGTAGTCTATATGGTTGAATCGCATTGTATATAGATCGGACTCTATTAATAGTCATGTGCATGAACAACTTCGTCTAGTCTTGTGAAAGACAATTTTCTATCAAACACAATGGCCTATAAATTGTGAAAGcgaaattatattttctatctcCACATGGGTTGAATTACTATTAAACTCAGTGGATATAATAAATGAAGAGTGAATGACctattttgaattgtttttgaatttttttgagatagttatGACATTCTTCTAACCCGCAGTTTAATAGTACAATCAGGTATAAAGATTTGGATCCTATTTCTCcttataaaagaaaacaagatatATACTAAGCTACAAGTCTCTTGGAAATGaacaaattatttgaatttatctttattttgtactttttagaatattattcTTTGTCAATATGCAAACTTTGATGGAGTTAAGGGAAAAACAATGgagagatagaaaataaaaagccttTGTCAATACTTTGGAAGTTTTGCATAAAGTTGCATCACTTTGACTTTGATGGTTTGCACGCACAAACAgacaacaaataaattaaagatagGAATAGGacactaaaataaacaaaagagaaGCGTAATGGAACAAACTCAATATTATTTGTTGGAAAAAGAAGTTAAGAAGACTCACATTAATTATTTCCATTTGATTAGAAGATGATTTTATTTAGGGGGAAAATTGATGAGAATATCAATTGATTAGAAGATGAAAGAAATTCACATGTGAGTACATTCTCATAGTAAAAAATAGGAGAATTATGAATATAAAACAACTGTGCCATTGGTTTAATCCCCATGTGAAAGAGAGAGCAACTGAGCTTGGAGTGAGTCACTGATGCAGAGAGGTTGGTACCAATGGTACCTCCACGGGGCAGGCTAGAATTCTGATGGTGTTGACAACGGAAGGACCTCACATGTGTTGTCGGCAAGCAAAGACAGTTCTTCCACCTTACACTTTGCCTTAGCTCCCTTGTGAATTTTGTGACACAAGTAAATGAGAGTGCTTTAAATCAACCAAACTAAATTCTGCTCTCTTTATCATCCAATCCATCTGCTTTAGGTTGATCTTTGGAGGCCCTTTCTCCAcattttcattcatattttgtCTGTTGCAACcttgagaaaaatataagaCAAAACAAATGAACAATTACAAAATCTGTTGAATATGAattcctatattacatttatatgGCATGTCACAAGCTACAATTTTCAATAGTATCACAGATAGAACTTATCCCAATGACAGAaataggcaaaaaaataaataataaataaaagaaattctaGTTTAGGAGCATTGAACATAGCAAATGTTTAGAGTAACTAGCTTACCTGAAAATTAAAAGTTCCGAGGAAGGAAACAGACTCCTATAATGATTTCTTCTCtcccacaaaagaaaaatggaaaattccACATTAGAAATAtggaacaaaatttgacaacatTGTATGCTAAGGTTCTTAGATACTATAGCTTGAAAAGAGAGTCTTATGTCTCTGGTAGTAGAGGCTCTTGTGGATGATGTATCTGGTTTCCAGATCTGAACAAAACAATTGAGGACATTCCCCAATCCGTACAAAGAACGTTATTAGTACCAGTTATctaatttgttatatatataaatcgatcattctttcattttctcctcTTGTAACTATAAGGCATCTCACTTTCCTTATCCTTAAAGAATTAATTAATCCACTTGACCAGTTACCTCCACCACAACCATCACCATGACCATCGCCACTGAAATCCTTTTGAAATTTCAGTTTAACCATTATATGCCATTTGAAATATCGAATCTCACAGAATTTCAGAAAGAATGCACAAGTGAACATGCATTTATATGTATCAACAAATGAAAATGTATGTAACCACCCCATACCATAAACCCATAAAAAGGATTACACAAAAAAGGAAATACAATGCTTTGATTAAGCAATTGGCGACAGACGTTGGATACCAAGGACAGACCAAATTATGACTTGGTTCCTAAAACTAATCCAACTTCAAAAAGAACTCAGCTGGCATTTATTAAACTGAACAGAGCAATACAACTACCATTTGATGAATCCCACAAAGGATCCTTGAAGCAACATTTATACCAAggagccaagaaaaatacctaTTACGAGTACCAAGACTCCATTTTAGCAAATAAAAAAGCAGTAAAGGAGACAACTTTGAAATTTCAACTGTATGAATTCAGAGCAACCAATGATACAGGGTATTGCTATGCCACTGCAGACAAGCTACTCACACCCACCAATGACATAAGGCAGGCAGTTCTGGGTCTGGCTAGCCAAAGCGATTCCTTTAATATTAAATGTAGTTTGACTAATGATCGATACACGGAAATAGCTATTACTGGGAATGTGAGTAATTGTTGGAGCCATGCGTGTAAAAGTTTGAGTTTGCTCAGCAGCGCATCTTGCATTCTGCAGAAGAAACcagagagacagagaagaaggttttaacccaaaaaaagagcAATATCAAGAATCCATAGAATCCCTTGTTTCCTACCCTCAATTTGCAAGCATCAATGaagaaaacaaatacaaattgaAT
This genomic window contains:
- the LOC126694253 gene encoding disease resistance protein RPM1-like isoform X16; translated protein: MAESAINLAKDYLAPLLVQEAKLLVGIHNKVESIQSELEFIQSFLKDADLKAEKGDTSSVTQTWVKNVRETAYHIEDVIDEYLFHFAKYPQTQRRVYRIPLKIFQCVANLKPRHVITSKIQDINDELKALRERGERFGFNNLEQGGLSNDARQPRCDLWNDPREASLFIADDELVGIEGPKDKLIKLLVNGPSNLMVISVVGIGGLGKTTLVKKVYENEQVTLPFHCSAWITVSQSYKMEEILRKMIKDFYKARKGIPPREIDTMERTMLIQELRQFLLELRYVVVFDDVWDMSFWRIVQLALPDKNKGSRIVITTRDESVVPSDKQSPFYHVYKLSHLSLEKAQELFCKKVFQCEGRICPRELNESSNSIIKRCGGLPLAIVTIGGLLSTKQKVESEWIKFLDSLTSELESNPQLQDITKILSLSYIDLPYNLKACFLYFGMFPEDYFINSAKLIRLWIAEGFVKEMSGKTLEDIAQDYLNQLIHRCLVQVARIDFNGRTRSCRVHDMLHGFILTKSKELSFHWVSIQNCLRVERIARRLSIQTNVNTPLQSITSSQTRSILILGLDEVPNSFLMTCFSNFKLMKVMDFEGAPIDCIPKEMGSLFHLRYLSLRKTKVQMLPKSIGKLLNLETLDLKRSLVSELPAEISGLLKLRYLAAYNYNGDTKYNIDSRCGIKIPNGIRHLESLQKLYDIEATSATLITELGSLSQLRKLSISKLKKENGMDLCTAIQKMSHLRSLEIKATSEEEVLNLQSLPSPPLLLQTLGLYGRLEKLPEWIPKLKSILRIDLSWSKLMEDPLKFLQSLPNLMTLSLCDGYRGEQLHIEGRSFQKLKHLWLDNLGGLNRLIIDEGALPLLEKLLIGECPQLKELPSGIQHLKSLKNLQFDEMPTELVLSLQPNEGPDFGKVKNIPFVIFRYRVRGENYRWCKLGNSD
- the LOC126694253 gene encoding disease resistance protein RPM1-like isoform X5; protein product: MAESAINLAKDYLAPLLVQEAKLLVGIHNKVESIQSELEFIQSFLKDADLKAEKGDTSSVTQTWVKNVRETAYHIEDVIDEYLFHFAKYPQTQRRVYRIPLKIFQCVANLKPRHVITSKIQDINDELKALRERGERFGFNNLEQGGLSNDARQPRCDLWNDPREASLFIADDELVGIEGPKDKLIKLLVNGPSNLMVISVVGIGGLGKTTLVKKVYENEQVTLPFHCSAWITVSQSYKMEEILRKMIKDFYKARKGIPPREIDTMERTMLIQELRQFLLELRYVVVFDDVWDMSFWRIVQLALPDKNKGSRIVITTRDESVVPSDKQSPFYHVYKLSHLSLEKAQELFCKKVFQCEGRICPRELNESSNSIIKRCGGLPLAIVTIGGLLSTKQKVESEWIKFLDSLTSELESNPQLQDITKILSLSYIDLPYNLKACFLYFGMFPEDYFINSAKLIRLWIAEGFVKEMSGKTLEDIAQDYLNQLIHRCLVQVARIDFNGRTRSCRVHDMLHGFILTKSKELSFHWVSIQNCLRVERIARRLSIQTNVNTPLQSITSSQTRSILILGLDEVPNSFLMTCFSNFKLMKVMDFEGAPIDCIPKEVGSLFHLRYLSLRDTEVQMLPKSIGKLLNLETLDLKRSLVSELPAEISGLLKLRYLVAYNYNGDTKYNIDSRCGIKIPNGIRHLESLQKLYEIEATSATLITELGSLAQLRKLSISKLKKENGMDLCTAIQKMGHLRSLEISATSEEEVLNLQSLPSPPLLLQTLCLHGRLEKLPEWIPKLKSILRIDLCWSKLMEDPLKVLQPLPNLMSLTLCDGYGGEQLHIEGRSFQKLKHLWLDNLGGLNRLIIDEGALPLLEKLEIGECPQLKKVPSGIHHLKSLKTLEFREMPTEFVLSLQPDEGPDFGKVKNIPCVEFWYRTQGEHYDGYYLGDSELLERLKH
- the LOC126694253 gene encoding disease resistance protein RPM1-like isoform X10, whose amino-acid sequence is MAESAINLAKDYLAPLLVQEAKLLVGIHNKVESIQSELEFIQSFLKDADLKAEKGDTSSVTQTWVKNVRETAYHIEDVIDEYLFHFAKYPQTQRRVYRIPLKIFQCVANLKPRHVITSKIQDINDELKALRERGERFGFNNLEQGGLSNDARQPRCDLWNDPREASLFIADDELVGIEGPKDKLIKLLVNGPSNLMVISVVGIGGLGKTTLVKKVYENEQVTLPFHCSAWITVSQSYKMEEILRKMIKDFYKARKGIPPREIDTMERTMLIQELRQFLLELRYVVVFDDVWDMSFWRIVQLALPDKNKGSRIVITTRDESVVPSDKQSPFYHVYKLSHLSLEKAQELFCKKVFQCEGRICPRELNESSNSIIKRCGGLPLAIVTIGGLLSTKQKVESEWIKFLDSLTSELESNPQLQDITKILSLSYIDLPYNLKACFLYFGMFPEDYFINSAKLIRLWIAEGFVKEMSGKTLEDIAQDYLNQLIHRCLVQVARIDFNGRTRSCRVHDMLHGFILTKSKELSFHWVSIQNCLRVERIARRLSIQTNVNTPLQSITSSQTRSILILGLDEVPNSFLMTCFSNFKLMKVMDFEGAPINCIPKEVGSLFHLRYLSLRDTEVQMLPKSIGKLLNLETLDLKRSLVSELPAEISGLLKLRYLVAYNYNGDTKYNIDSRCGIKIPNGIRHLESLQKLYEIEATSATLITELGSLAQLRKLSISKLKKENGMDLCTAIQKMGHLRSLEISATSEEEVLNLQSLPSPPLLLQTLCLHGRLEKLPEWIPKLKSILRIDLCWSKLMEDPLKVLQPLPNLMSLTLCDGYGGEQLHIEGRSFQKLKHLWLDNLGGLNRLIIDEGALPLLEKLEIGECPQLKKVPSGIHHLKSLKTLEFREMPTEFVLSLQPDEGPDFGKVKNIPCVEFWYRTQGEHYDGYYLGDSELLERLKH